TGTTGGGGAAGGTCGCTTGCAGGCGCACCACCGTCGAGGGAAGGAGCTCATTGCCGGTGAGAGAGGGAATGGTATAGAGGTAGAGAGGAAAATGGGGAAATTCCCGGGCAAGGGTCGCGTAGTACTCCCAAAGTTCCTCCTGGGAATACCGGTAATAGAAGGGGGTCACGATCGCCCCTCCGTGGGCTTTGGCTGAAAAAGCGTGCCGGAGAAGTTCCCGGGTATCCTGCAGAGTTGGCGTCCCACAGTGAGCCACGATGGTCATTTTCTCGTCGTTGACCTTAAGGACAGTCTCGAGAATCTGGACACGCTCTTTTACGGAGAGAAGCTGCGCTTCGGCAGTCGTCCCACAAACAAAAAGGCCGTTGACCCCTTTTTCGATCAGGAAGGTGATATAAGCTTGCAAAAGGCCGTGATCCACGTTACCGTTCCGGTCAAAAGGGGTGAGATGGGCAACCACAACCCCCTCAAGAAGTCTCATGAAATCTCCTCCTTGTCCTTCGACCTCTTCAATTTGTTTTCGCTGCAATCCCCCTGGTAACCCGTAACCGCTCCATACCCCGATACCCTTCCCCAGGGTCACTTTCGTATCCCGGCGACTCTGGTCGCGGTAACGGAAGTAAAGCACTCCGGGCAAAGACGACGAAAAATAGTAAGGGCCTTTGACCTCGACTTTGCCCTCAAAGGGCATACTCTTTCCATGAATCATATCAGGATAAAAAAGACAGTGTCAAGAAACGATCCGTGAATCTCCGTCTATGGACCAAAAACCGCTTCTCCCAATACGCCCACCCCGACGCAAGCCATGCCAACCTTCATGAACGTCCACAGGAAGGGTCTCGTTCCCTTTTTCACTCCGGCAATTTTTGAGCTGACCTTCACTTCTTCCGTCACCCCTGCATGTTTTTAGCAGAGGTCTCCCTGACTTTTCCTGGTATTTACTAGGATGCCCGATTAAAAATTTCGGGCATGACGAAAAAGGGAGAAGGTTATTCGGGCATGATGAAAGGGATTTTTCGGGCATGGCGGAAGGGGGAAACACCAAAAACGGAAAGGATTTAGAGTGCTTTAGAAACCATTTCTCTAACAGCTGTAGCGAGGGTAAACGCACCTCTTTTCCAAGACATTTTGAATGAACTGGAAAAGGATTCTTTGGTACCAGCGAATACCCGCAGGTTCGCTTCCTTTTAAGAAGTGAATGACGATCATGCTACGGCTAAGCGGAACATCGTCCTTAAAAAGGGATGCTGGTCGTGTTTTTTGGAATAGTGCTCTGGGCTTGTTTCCCAGAGCACTATTCCCGGCAAGGGTTTTCGCGCTATACCTTTTGTCTCTCTCTGAGCCTCTTGAGCGTAGCTACGAGTTCCTCCTTGGAAGGGAACGTCAGAGCTCCAGAGGGACAGAACGAAGCGCAGCGGTCACATCCCACCACACAGTTGAACTTGTTTTGCACTACGGCCTTATCTCCATCTTGCGCAAAAACTCCGTTGGCACAAAACTCGATGCATTCTCCGCAGCCGATGCATTTCTCAGGGTCAATGGTGGGGAACCAAGGGATCTCCTCTCGAGCGATGTTGGGAAAGGGACTTTTTTGATCAGCCATT
This portion of the Atribacterota bacterium genome encodes:
- a CDS encoding dihydrodipicolinate synthase family protein translates to MPFEGKVEVKGPYYFSSSLPGVLYFRYRDQSRRDTKVTLGKGIGVWSGYGLPGGLQRKQIEEVEGQGGDFMRLLEGVVVAHLTPFDRNGNVDHGLLQAYITFLIEKGVNGLFVCGTTAEAQLLSVKERVQILETVLKVNDEKMTIVAHCGTPTLQDTRELLRHAFSAKAHGGAIVTPFYYRYSQEELWEYYATLAREFPHFPLYLYTIPSLTGNELLPSTVVRLQATFPNIVGLKDSSGNFTALTQYLLELPPSFRLIVGYDRAFLPALVLGAAGSVTGPGGVVPEPFVKLFAAWKRRNLEEAVRFQREVTIVSSILKEGGSLPTLKVGLSWRGFGDGTMRPPFQTIPQAEQNVLRENLEKAFEEFGYSRKE
- a CDS encoding 4Fe-4S dicluster domain-containing protein translates to MADQKSPFPNIAREEIPWFPTIDPEKCIGCGECIEFCANGVFAQDGDKAVVQNKFNCVVGCDRCASFCPSGALTFPSKEELVATLKRLRERQKV